The following are from one region of the Rhodopirellula sp. P2 genome:
- a CDS encoding glycoside hydrolase family 172 protein: MTDREKVARYPRHDFRLKQASSYSRDSKTPDDPKGWFDNFDRNTNDTHKNYVRVEDNQGRKEYVVMEDEGAGAITRFWVPWKNQLQPGTDVVIRFYLDGASKPAIEGNMFDLFQGKGLIPFPLAHESLRSAVSFFPIPYARSCKVTMSDHPFFFQFTYREYEEDVAVKTFSMDDFQSAKRLIDTTCQKLLSPSTSGSGDVVNLKETLAGGNEQSVSLPAQEAAITSLSLKLGSYEDPNVTRHVVLKIRFDDKETVWCPIGDFFGGGIGLNPFQGWYRTVDADGTMTCRWVMPYQNNAKISVVNLGKDPVDVELSATIDDWKWDSSSMYFHAGWRGQYPVPTRPYSDWNYVTLHGRGVYVGDTLTIMNPVERWWGEGDEKIFIDGESFPSIFGTGTEDYYAYSWGGRSTDFYEHPFHAQPFSHQYNQLNRKPKIDEKNTQGFSTETRTRALDTMPFSSSLKLDMEVWSWTDCDMGYGVGVYWYGDADTKSNHAPDQEEVLNVPPVPTTKSTPRQATISSTGHAFPNSVEVNVKNVLSKPEHIALKPQNLKRMKLKGTWSQDDQVLFKNTRIGDAVEIRIPASGSAAETLTLHATKSGDYGIVNFSVNGQPAAANVDFYSGEKPTSHGPIALGTFYPVDGVYVLRAEVTGQNKDSLGTLFGLDCVTLVPATGGF, from the coding sequence ATGACTGACCGAGAAAAGGTCGCTCGCTACCCTCGTCATGATTTCCGACTGAAGCAGGCGAGCAGCTACAGCCGTGATTCGAAAACCCCCGACGATCCCAAAGGTTGGTTTGACAACTTCGATCGAAACACAAACGACACTCACAAGAATTACGTTCGCGTAGAAGACAACCAGGGGCGCAAAGAGTACGTGGTGATGGAGGACGAAGGCGCCGGAGCGATCACTCGCTTTTGGGTGCCTTGGAAAAACCAGCTGCAGCCAGGAACCGATGTTGTCATTCGGTTTTACCTGGATGGTGCCTCGAAGCCCGCCATCGAAGGAAACATGTTCGACTTGTTTCAGGGAAAGGGACTGATCCCGTTTCCACTCGCCCACGAATCTCTGCGATCGGCTGTTTCGTTCTTCCCGATTCCGTACGCCAGAAGCTGCAAGGTGACGATGTCGGACCATCCGTTTTTCTTTCAGTTCACCTACCGGGAATACGAGGAAGATGTCGCCGTGAAGACGTTCTCGATGGACGACTTCCAGTCGGCGAAACGGCTGATTGACACAACCTGTCAGAAACTTTTATCGCCCAGCACATCCGGGTCGGGTGACGTTGTGAATCTGAAAGAGACCCTCGCCGGTGGAAACGAGCAATCGGTCTCGCTACCCGCACAGGAGGCAGCGATCACATCGTTGTCGCTCAAGTTAGGCAGTTACGAAGACCCGAACGTGACGCGGCATGTCGTCTTGAAGATCCGCTTTGACGACAAGGAAACTGTGTGGTGTCCGATCGGCGACTTCTTCGGCGGTGGCATCGGTTTGAATCCATTCCAGGGTTGGTATCGCACGGTGGATGCTGATGGCACGATGACCTGCCGATGGGTGATGCCGTACCAAAACAACGCGAAAATCTCTGTCGTGAACCTGGGCAAAGATCCAGTCGACGTTGAACTTTCCGCCACGATCGACGACTGGAAATGGGATTCGTCCAGCATGTACTTCCACGCTGGCTGGCGAGGTCAATACCCTGTGCCGACACGCCCTTACTCCGACTGGAATTACGTCACCTTGCACGGTCGTGGCGTGTATGTCGGCGACACGCTCACGATCATGAATCCAGTGGAACGATGGTGGGGAGAAGGTGACGAAAAGATTTTCATCGACGGCGAATCGTTCCCTTCGATTTTTGGCACCGGAACCGAAGATTACTACGCCTATTCCTGGGGCGGGCGCAGCACCGACTTTTATGAGCATCCGTTTCATGCTCAACCGTTCAGCCACCAGTACAACCAACTGAACCGTAAACCCAAGATTGACGAAAAGAACACGCAAGGTTTCAGCACAGAGACACGCACTCGAGCACTCGACACCATGCCGTTTTCCAGCTCGCTCAAACTGGACATGGAAGTTTGGTCCTGGACGGATTGCGACATGGGCTACGGCGTGGGTGTCTATTGGTACGGCGACGCTGACACCAAATCGAATCACGCGCCGGACCAAGAGGAGGTGCTGAATGTTCCGCCAGTCCCAACAACGAAATCCACGCCACGCCAAGCAACCATTTCCAGCACCGGCCACGCGTTTCCTAATTCAGTGGAGGTGAACGTGAAAAATGTCCTCTCCAAACCAGAGCACATCGCCCTGAAGCCACAGAACCTGAAGCGAATGAAGCTCAAGGGAACCTGGAGCCAGGACGACCAAGTGCTGTTCAAAAACACGCGAATTGGTGACGCCGTGGAAATCCGCATTCCAGCGTCGGGCTCCGCGGCCGAGACGCTCACGCTGCACGCCACCAAGAGCGGTGACTATGGGATCGTGAATTTCTCAGTCAACGGCCAGCCCGCCGCTGCGAACGTCGATTTCTATTCCGGCGAAAAACCGACTTCTCACGGTCCAATTGCACTGGGAACATTTTATCCCGTCGACGGCGTCTACGTCCTGCGAGCGGAAGTCACCGGTCAAAACAAAGACTCCTTGGGAACCTTGTTTGGGCTCGACTGCGTGACGCTGGTTCCTGCCACCGGTGGATTTTAA
- the arsS gene encoding arsenosugar biosynthesis radical SAM (seleno)protein ArsS (Some members of this family are selenoproteins.) produces MSSLLPIVNEGLPTGVVPTFASRLEGGKLWRNQLNQLQINLGKLCNQTCTHCHVDAGPTKKRENMDDRTADRLLELVASCPAITTVDLTGGAPEMNPNFRRLAETFRAAGLRVIDRCNLTILSEPGYEWVADFLAANEIDVVASLPCYLEDNVDGQRGGGVFGRSIDGLLRLNELGYRRDSDTHRLDLVYNPTGPSLPPDQAQLEADYRRELSARYGIEFGNLLTITNIPIRRYAQYLQKRGWLDDYLRLLSENFNAKATDEVMCRSLVSVSWDGQIYDCDFNQMIDLSQCPRTVWSIESLDELVDQPIALADHCYGCTAGAGSGCGGALLH; encoded by the coding sequence GTGTCGAGTTTGCTGCCGATTGTGAATGAAGGTCTCCCCACCGGTGTGGTTCCAACGTTTGCGTCGCGGCTGGAAGGCGGCAAGCTCTGGCGAAACCAGCTGAATCAGCTTCAAATCAATCTCGGCAAGCTTTGCAATCAAACCTGCACTCACTGCCACGTGGACGCTGGTCCGACCAAGAAACGCGAAAACATGGACGATCGCACGGCGGATCGTTTGCTGGAATTGGTGGCATCCTGCCCCGCGATCACCACCGTCGATTTGACCGGCGGCGCACCGGAGATGAATCCGAACTTCCGCCGGTTGGCCGAAACGTTTCGAGCGGCCGGTTTGCGGGTCATCGACCGATGCAATCTGACCATTCTGAGCGAGCCCGGCTACGAATGGGTGGCCGACTTTTTGGCAGCGAACGAAATCGACGTGGTGGCTTCGCTCCCGTGTTATCTGGAGGACAACGTCGATGGGCAACGCGGCGGAGGCGTCTTTGGACGCAGCATCGATGGGCTGCTGAGGCTGAATGAACTCGGGTATCGACGCGACAGCGACACGCATCGACTGGATCTGGTCTACAACCCGACCGGGCCGTCGCTGCCGCCGGATCAAGCCCAATTGGAAGCTGATTACCGACGCGAATTGTCGGCTCGATACGGGATTGAGTTTGGCAATTTGCTGACCATCACCAACATTCCCATTCGCCGATACGCTCAATACCTGCAAAAACGGGGGTGGCTGGACGACTACCTGCGGTTGCTGTCGGAAAACTTCAACGCGAAAGCCACGGACGAGGTGATGTGCCGGTCACTGGTGTCGGTCAGTTGGGACGGTCAGATTTACGATTGCGATTTCAATCAAATGATCGATTTGTCTCAATGCCCACGCACGGTTTGGTCCATCGAATCCCTCGACGAACTGGTTGATCAGCCGATCGCATTGGCGGACCATTGTTACGGTTGCACCGCCGGGGCCGGCAGTGGCTGCGGTGGTGCCTTGCTGCACTGA
- a CDS encoding methyltransferase domain-containing protein yields MNVEAAVRERYAQAAQEREAELCCPVDYDAKYLKVIPQEVIDRDYGCGDPSKYVRPGETVLDLGSGGGKICFIASQVVGEQGHVIGVDMNDDMLQLARQSQPKVAAAIGYDNVTFRKGKIQDLAIDRDEVQAYLQQHPVTDDAGLRALEAYLAEQRRESPLIDDETIDVVVSNCVLNLVDADEKELLFDEIFRVLRPGGRAVISDIVCDEEVPEAMQADPELWSGCISGAYKQSAFLEAFENAGFEDLQIAELQTEPWRVVEGIAFRSMTVIATRTDDDAIESGSASANGYQRVYRGPFKYVCDDAGRMYTRGEVCTDELAEAASRETIADHFAVYSSDNAEKPAAISLPTASGCCSGDSCC; encoded by the coding sequence TTGAATGTGGAAGCCGCCGTCCGTGAACGTTACGCTCAAGCGGCCCAGGAGCGTGAGGCCGAGCTTTGTTGCCCGGTCGACTACGACGCGAAGTACTTGAAGGTCATCCCGCAAGAAGTCATCGATCGCGATTACGGTTGCGGCGACCCATCGAAGTACGTTCGCCCTGGGGAGACCGTTTTGGATCTGGGCAGCGGCGGCGGAAAGATTTGCTTCATCGCCTCGCAAGTCGTGGGTGAGCAAGGCCACGTGATCGGTGTCGACATGAATGACGACATGCTCCAGTTGGCTCGGCAGTCGCAGCCCAAGGTCGCCGCAGCGATCGGTTACGACAACGTCACCTTTCGCAAAGGCAAGATCCAAGACTTGGCGATCGATCGTGACGAGGTCCAGGCTTACTTGCAGCAGCATCCGGTGACCGACGACGCGGGACTTCGTGCGCTGGAGGCTTACTTGGCTGAGCAACGGCGGGAATCGCCCCTGATCGATGACGAAACGATCGACGTTGTGGTCAGCAACTGTGTCTTGAATCTGGTCGATGCCGATGAGAAGGAGCTGTTGTTCGACGAGATCTTCCGTGTCTTGCGACCAGGCGGGCGAGCGGTGATCAGCGACATCGTGTGCGACGAAGAGGTGCCCGAGGCGATGCAAGCGGACCCCGAATTATGGAGCGGTTGCATCTCCGGCGCGTACAAGCAATCGGCGTTCTTGGAAGCGTTTGAAAACGCTGGTTTTGAAGACCTCCAAATCGCGGAGCTGCAGACGGAACCGTGGCGGGTCGTCGAAGGCATCGCGTTCCGATCGATGACCGTGATCGCAACACGGACCGATGACGATGCGATTGAATCCGGCAGTGCTTCGGCGAACGGGTACCAACGGGTTTATCGTGGCCCATTCAAGTACGTGTGTGATGACGCCGGGCGAATGTACACGCGAGGCGAAGTCTGCACGGACGAACTCGCGGAAGCGGCGTCACGGGAAACGATCGCCGATCACTTCGCGGTTTACTCCAGCGACAACGCCGAAAAACCTGCGGCGATTTCCTTGCCGACCGCCTCTGGTTGCTGCTCCGGCGACAGTTGTTGTTGA
- a CDS encoding ATP-dependent Clp protease ATP-binding subunit — MYERFTDRARKVMQLANQEAQRFNHEYIGTEHILLGLVKEGSGVAANVLKNLEVDLRKIRLEVEKLVQSGPEMVTVGKLPQTPRAKKVIEYSMEEARNLNHSYVGTEHILLGLLREQEGVAAQVLMNLGLKLEDVREEVLNLLGHGLEGAEVGERGGRGGDSEGSSGGSGSSKSGKSKTPALDSFGRDLTELAKKGELDPVIGREREIERAIQILCRRTKNNPVLLGEAGVGKTAIIEGFAQRVIGGEVPEILADKRIVVLDLAMMVAGTKYRGQFEERIKAVMTEVRRVKNTILFIDELHTLVGAGGAEGAIDAANVLKPALARGEIQCIGATTLDEYRKYIEKDNALARRFQEIMVEPTGKTETIEILKGLRERYEEHHRVQFTDDAIVAAVEMSERYITARCLPDKAIDVIDEAGARVRLRTMTRPPDLKEIDEQVETLNKDKEDAVANQDFEKAANLRDQAEKLRKKKEQITQEWREKSQQTDGVVDEEIIAEVVSKMTGIPLTRLSTEDSLRLLKMEEELHKRVVSQSQAVTAVAKAVRRSRSGLKDPKRPTGSFIFAGPTGVGKTLLAKALAEYMFGDADALVHIDMSEYMEKHNVSRLIGAPPGFVGYEEGGQLTEKIRRRPYAVVLFDEIEKAHPDVFNMLLQVMEEGRLTDSFGRNVDFRNTILIMTTNAGAEAIKNESAFGFQKPDGDASYDSMKSRVMDQIERVFRPEFLNRLDDTIIFRHLTTTDLKGVIDFELSKVRERLLDRGLAIDLSDEAKEFLIKKGSNLDYGARPLRRAIEQRIEDPLGEELLRGAFEGKDTIIIDVHKDDSGKITRLNFEGEKRGWADSDSEEEAVPAASSDDQAKSDAS; from the coding sequence ATGTACGAACGGTTTACTGACCGAGCCAGGAAAGTCATGCAATTGGCTAACCAAGAGGCTCAACGATTCAATCACGAATACATCGGCACCGAACACATTTTGTTGGGGTTGGTGAAAGAAGGCAGCGGTGTGGCTGCCAACGTATTGAAAAATCTCGAAGTCGATCTGCGAAAAATTCGCCTCGAGGTCGAGAAATTGGTGCAAAGCGGGCCTGAAATGGTGACCGTGGGCAAATTGCCACAAACACCACGTGCGAAAAAAGTCATCGAGTACTCGATGGAAGAAGCACGCAATCTCAACCACAGCTACGTGGGCACCGAGCACATCCTGCTGGGCCTGCTGCGTGAACAAGAAGGCGTCGCCGCTCAGGTTCTGATGAACTTGGGCCTGAAGCTGGAAGATGTTCGCGAAGAAGTGCTCAACCTGCTCGGTCACGGGCTCGAAGGCGCAGAAGTCGGCGAACGCGGTGGCCGTGGTGGCGACAGCGAAGGCAGCAGTGGCGGAAGCGGAAGCAGCAAGAGCGGCAAGAGCAAGACTCCCGCCCTGGACAGCTTCGGCCGCGACCTGACCGAACTCGCCAAGAAAGGGGAACTGGACCCAGTCATCGGCCGCGAACGAGAGATCGAACGCGCCATCCAGATCCTCTGCCGCCGGACCAAGAACAACCCCGTCCTGCTGGGCGAAGCCGGTGTCGGCAAGACCGCCATCATCGAAGGCTTTGCTCAACGCGTCATTGGCGGAGAAGTGCCCGAGATCTTGGCCGACAAACGCATTGTCGTTCTCGACCTCGCCATGATGGTGGCAGGGACCAAGTACCGCGGTCAGTTCGAAGAACGCATCAAAGCGGTCATGACCGAAGTGCGTCGTGTCAAAAACACGATCCTCTTCATCGATGAACTTCACACCCTGGTCGGTGCCGGCGGTGCAGAAGGCGCCATCGACGCTGCCAACGTTCTGAAGCCAGCCTTGGCACGGGGCGAAATCCAGTGCATCGGTGCGACCACGCTGGATGAGTACCGCAAGTACATCGAAAAGGACAACGCGCTGGCTCGTCGTTTCCAAGAAATCATGGTCGAGCCGACCGGCAAGACCGAGACGATCGAAATCCTCAAGGGATTGCGAGAACGCTACGAAGAACACCACCGCGTGCAGTTCACCGACGATGCCATTGTGGCGGCCGTCGAAATGAGCGAACGCTACATCACCGCTCGCTGCCTGCCCGACAAAGCCATCGACGTGATCGATGAAGCCGGGGCTCGCGTGCGTCTTCGCACCATGACTCGTCCACCAGACTTGAAAGAAATCGACGAGCAAGTCGAAACGCTGAACAAGGACAAAGAAGACGCGGTTGCCAACCAAGACTTCGAAAAAGCCGCCAACCTGCGTGATCAAGCTGAAAAACTTCGCAAGAAGAAAGAGCAGATCACTCAAGAATGGCGTGAAAAAAGTCAGCAAACCGATGGCGTCGTCGACGAAGAAATCATCGCAGAAGTCGTCAGCAAGATGACCGGCATTCCATTGACACGCCTGTCAACGGAAGACTCGCTGCGTCTGTTGAAGATGGAAGAGGAACTGCACAAACGCGTTGTCAGTCAAAGCCAAGCGGTCACAGCGGTCGCCAAAGCAGTTCGCCGAAGTCGTTCGGGTCTGAAAGATCCCAAGCGGCCAACCGGTTCGTTCATCTTCGCCGGTCCAACCGGTGTCGGTAAAACGTTGCTCGCCAAAGCTCTCGCTGAATACATGTTCGGTGATGCAGATGCCTTGGTGCACATCGACATGTCCGAGTACATGGAGAAACACAACGTCAGCCGTCTGATCGGTGCCCCTCCCGGATTCGTGGGTTACGAAGAAGGTGGCCAGCTGACCGAAAAGATTCGCCGACGTCCTTACGCGGTTGTGCTGTTCGATGAAATCGAAAAGGCTCACCCGGATGTCTTCAACATGTTGTTGCAAGTCATGGAAGAAGGTCGCTTGACCGACTCCTTCGGACGCAACGTTGACTTCCGAAACACGATCTTGATCATGACCACCAACGCGGGTGCAGAAGCGATCAAGAACGAATCGGCATTCGGTTTCCAAAAACCCGATGGCGATGCGAGCTACGACTCGATGAAGTCTCGCGTGATGGACCAAATTGAACGTGTCTTCCGCCCTGAGTTCTTGAACCGCTTGGACGACACGATCATCTTCCGTCACTTGACCACGACCGACCTGAAGGGCGTGATCGACTTCGAACTGTCCAAGGTTCGCGAACGTTTGCTCGATCGTGGCTTGGCCATCGACTTGAGCGACGAAGCGAAGGAGTTCTTGATCAAGAAAGGCAGCAACCTCGATTACGGTGCCCGTCCACTTCGTCGTGCGATCGAGCAACGCATCGAAGATCCACTCGGCGAAGAATTGCTGCGTGGTGCGTTCGAAGGCAAGGACACAATCATCATCGACGTTCACAAAGACGACAGTGGCAAGATCACACGTCTGAACTTCGAAGGCGAAAAACGCGGTTGGGCAGACAGCGACTCCGAAGAGGAAGCGGTGCCTGCTGCCAGCAGCGATGACCAAGCGAAATCGGACGCTTCGTAG